The DNA segment TTGCCAGTAAAGGCTAAAGAAGCCGCTGCCAAAGCCGAAGGCGCCGCAGATAGTGAAGCCGAAAAGTTTGGTCAGGCAGTGTTTCCCAAAGTGATACTGGTTGCCGAAGAAAACAGCAAAGTCAACTTTGTCACCATGATCGGTTCGCAAGAGAGCGCACAGGCAGAAGGTCAAATCACTCTCGCCAATGCCGCTATCGAGTTGCACCTGGAAGCTGGAGCCAATGTCTCGGTAGCTGAAGTAAGCAATATGGGCGAAGAAGTATTCCTCGTCAATCGCATCAAAGCCTTTATCGGCAAAGACGCCACTCTTGATTACACCACAGCAGGACTGGGCGCCAAACAAATCAAAGCTGACATCGAGACTATCCTCACCGCACCAGGCGCTACTGCTCGCGTCAATGGCGTAGTACTGGGCGATAGCGATGAGCACTTTGCTTACAACACCATTGCCGACCACACCGCTACTGATACCAATAGCAATATCGTCTTTAGAGTGGCCCTCAAAGATGAGTCCACATCAATCTATCAAGGCATCATCAAAGTCGAAAAAATCGCTCAACGCACTGACTCCTATCAGTCCAACAAAAACTTGTTGCTCGGTACTGAAGCCAGAGCCGATAGCATCCCCAAATTAGAAATCCTCGCTGATGACGTCAAATGCTCACACGGAGCCACTGTCGGACCAGTCGACAAAGAACAACTCTTTTATCTCAACAGCCGTGGTTTGACTCTCATCCAGGCTGAAGAAATGATCGTTACTGGATTTTTCCAACAAGTACTGGACACCATACCGATTACTGGTGTCGCCCAGTGGATGTCAAAACTGGTAGCCGACAAAATACGCGGCACCAAAGCTGAAGCGAGCGACTAGGTTGTAACCATGCCGGACTTTGTCAAAGTAGCCGATGTAAGCGATGTAAAAGCATCAACTGTCAAAGTATATGATGTCAAAAAAACTCGCATAGCTCTCTGCAATGTCTCCGGTAGCTTTTACGCCATAAAAGACGTCTGCACCCACGACGATGGACCGCTGGGTGATGGCGAGCTTGAGGGTTGTGAGATCGAGTGTCCGCGCCACGGTGCTCGCTTTGATGTGACTACCGGCAAAGCCATGTGTTTACCGGCGGTGTTGCCTGTGCCGACTTATCCTGTCGAGGTAAGAGGCAACGAGATATTTGTCTCAGTATGAGTTGTTGAGGCAAGAGCACAGATAATCCGACAGCAACAAAGCCTAAATTCCCCATCCAAGTAATTGAGCGCTAAAAATAAAGTGACAATAGTAAAGGAAGCCATGTCCAGTCTAGATATCAGCAAAATACGCAAAGAATTTCCCATCCTTAGAAGGGAAATCGACGGAAAACGTCTCGTCTATCTAGACAACGCCGCGACATCACAAAAGCCACTGAGAGTAATCGATAGTCTCAGCAACTTTTACGCAAGACACAATGCTAATATCCACCGCGGTATCCACACACTCTCCGAAGAATCAACCAATCTATACGAAGGTGCCAGAGAGAGCATCAAGCAATTTATTGGTGCACAGCATTCTTGCGAAGTGATTTTTACCCGCAACGCCACCGAATCTATCAACCTGGTAGCGCAAAGCTGGGGCAGACAAAATGTACTGCCTGGCGACGAAATTGTGCTCTCACCAATGGAGCACCACAGCAATCTAGTACCGTGGCAAGTACTGGCTGCCGAGCGCGAAGCCAAGCTAGTGTTTTTGGAATTAGACGAGCACGGTCAAATCGACATGGACAGTGCCCGCAAATTGATAGGCCCCAAGACCAAACTGGTCACCTTTACACAGATGTCCAATGTACTGGGCACGATCACACCAGCTAGAGAGCTGGCCGATCTTGCTCACAAGTTTGGCGCCATAGTCCTGATTGACGGCGCACAAGGTGTGCCGCACCTGGCTACATCAGTGCAAGAGCTTGGCTGTGACTTTTATGTCTTTAGCCTGCATAAGATGCTCGGACCAACCGGAGTCGGCGTACTCTGGGGCAAAAAAGAATTGCTCAATGCCATGCCACCATATATGTATGGCGGCGATATGATCTCGAGTGTGGCTCGCGAAAAATCTCGCTACAATGAGCTGCCCTGGAAGTTTGAAGCAGGCACACCAAATATCGCTGACGTCATCGCCAGTGGTGTGGCAGTGGAATACCTCAAAGAAATCGGTATGGATGTGGTGCGTGAGCACGAAGTAGAAATCACTCGCTACGCACTCAACCGTCTCAAAGAAATACCAGACATCAAAATCTACGGACCACACGATGCCACTAAACGCGGTGGCGTAATTAGCTTTAACCTCAAAGACATCCATCCCCATGACCTCGGGCAGATAATGTCCGATGCCGGTATCGCCATCCGTGCTGGCCACCACTGCTGCCAGCCCCTGATGAAAGATCTAAAAGTTATGGGCACGGCCAGAGCGAGCTTTTACATCTACAATACCTTTGAAGAAGTTGATATGTTGCTGGCTGCTCTAAGAGAAGCCGATAGGGTGATGGGTAATGTCGCTATCCGATGATCTATACAGAGAGACAATCCTGGACCACTATCACAACCCGCGCAATCACGGCAGCATAGAAGGCGCAACCGAAGTCGAGGGGACCAATCCTCTTTGCGGCGATGAGCTTACTTTGTACCTCAAGGTAAATGACGCCGGGCTGATCGAAGACATCAAGATGAATGCTCACGGCTGCTCGATTAACACTGCATCTGGCTCGATGATGTCAGAGGCAATCATGGGTCAGACTGTGGAGCGCGCCAGAGAGATTATCGACACTTTTAAGACGATGATGCTTACCAAAGAAGACACAGAAGCCATGGAAGACGACCTGGAAGACCTGGAAGCTTTGCGTGGTGTCAAGAAGTATCCGGTGCGCATCAAATGTGCGCTTTTGCCCTGGAATACACTATTGCAGGGTCTCGACACAGTTAAGAAATAGAGGTTGCATCAATGTCCACTTTGCATGAAGATCTGGTCTATGAAACACTGAAAGAAGTGGTGGACCCTGAACTTGGCATCAGTGTTGTCGACCTCGGCCTGATTTACGAAGTAAAAATTGAAGATGGCTCCAAAGTAGATGTCAAAATGACACTGACATCACCGGCATGCCCCGTGGGCGCAGTAATCCAGGCTCAATGCCATCAAGCCATCAAAAAACTGCCCTGGGCTAAAGACGTCAATGTCGGACTGGTCTGGTCGCCACGCTGGGATCCCCGCACCATGGCATCTGAGGACGCTCGCATGGAGCTTGGAATCCTCTAGTCAGGTGCGACCTTTACGATTTGCTTTAACTTCAATTTTAGACATACCCTTTAATGACACCAGGCATCCAGCTTAGTACACTGGGGATATGCCAAAAACCGTAATTCATGACCATGATGGTCACGTCGATGATCTGCTCAGTTGCATTTTGCTCTGGTTAAGCCCAGAGATCGATTTGCAAGCTGTTGGTATTACCAATGGTGACTGCTATGCGCCACAGATTTTTGAAGCGACACAAAAAATAGCAACCTTACTCGACATTGATGGGCCAGAGATTGCGCTGACCGAGGACGAGATCCCAAATCCGTTCCCAGATAACTGGCGTCGCGAGTCATATATCATCAATGAATTGCCGCTCTTCCGCGACAACTACCTCAAAAAGACTTATCAACAGGGCAAGCCACGCCGCATTGATTCGGTATTCCTTGACTGCCTCTCCAACAGCCGCTCGCCACTGACGGTGGTATCAACTGGTCCACTGACCAATATGGCCAAGCTCCTGGAGAAGCACCCAGAGCTAAAAGAAAAAATCTCCGAATTTATCATCATGGGCGGAGCCATCTCGGTCAAAGGCAATGTCGAAGAAACAGGTCACGACGGCTCTGCCGAGTGGAATGTCTATGCTGACCCACTGGCTTTTAAACAGATAGTCGACAGCAAAGTGCCAATCAAATTGATCACACTTGATCTGACCAATGAGATGCCAGTTACCAAAGACTTTTTAGGCAAACTCGAAGCCCAGTCAGAGCACTCCAAGGCCTCAGCCCTGGCAGCCACACTGTGGTCACTGGTCAAAGGCTTTGACTATTATTTTTGGGATACGATTACAGCCGCTGTAGCTATCGAGCCCAGTCTGTTTACCTTTAAGGATATAAAAATCGACGTATCCACCTCGGGCAAAACAATGGGTCGCACCAACCAGGCGCTTTTTGGTCGCAAGGTGCAAGTCGCAACCCAGGTCAACAAACAGGGCTTTGAAGACCTCCTACTCAGCACTCTGTCGATTAGATAGACTCTTGACTTCTCGCAAAAGTAGGGTAAGCTAGCCTGACTTACTACCGAGCCATTTTGGCTTTGCTTTGCCCTAAAAACCATGCAAAAACCTGAGCGGTCTAAACTTCAGACCATTCAAAACTGGCAGCGCGCTTTTAAAACAAAAGTGCTCGATAATCCCAAATACATCTGGTACAGACGAGGTGTGTATGGCATTACTTTTGCTTATGCGCTCTTTCTGGCGGTGCAAAGCACGCCCTATTATGGCGAGATAGGCAGTGCTGATGCCGCATACAAGCGCGGCGATTATCCTCTAGCCGAACATCATCTCAAGCGCGCCTACAGCGAATGCCAAAAGTTTGGCGCTAACTATCTGTCAGACAAACGCACAGTGAGAGCGACAAACAACCTCGCCGAGCTATACCGCGAGCAGGGTCGTTATCGTGAGGCTGAGCCGTTTTACAAATTGACCATCGAGTCAGCCAAGGTCAACTTTGGTCCAAATCGCCCAGAGACAGCCGTTATCCACAATAATTTTGCCGCCTGCCTGCGCGAGATGGGGCGCTTTGATGAGGCCGAGAGCGAATACAAAACATCAATTGATCTCTGGCAAAACAAAGTCAAACAGCCAGACTCAACGCAATACGCCAAACTACTCGCTGGCTACGCCAAACTCAAATGCGAGCGCGGTGACTATCAAGAGTCGCTCAAACTCTACAATCAAGCCCTTGGCATAGTACAAAAAAACATGGGCAAAAACGATGTCCAAAACGCCTATCTGCTAGCAAACATAGGCAGGGTCTACCTCGACACCAGAGACATGGATAAGGCAGCAGAGTACTACAAAGCAGCTGAGAAACTGGATCTGGCTGCCTTGGGTAGCGATCATCCAGACACAGCCTGCGATTACAACAACCTGGCATCACTCTACCGTGAGCAGGGCAAATACCCCGAGTCCGAGCAATACTTTGCCAAGACTCTCAAAGTACGGCTGGCCAAACTCGGACCAAACCACAGGCTGACAGCCAAAACACTGATGGGTATGGCAGAGCTTAAGCGACTGCAAAAAGACTATGCGGCAGCACAAAAACTAGCACTACAAGCCCTCGCCATCCAAAAAAAAACTCTGCCGGCTGAGCATCACGAGATAGCTGACTGTGACAACATCCTGGGCTCAATCTATCAAGCCCAGGATAAGCCCAAAGAGTCGGTGGCATACTACCGCCAGGCTCTTGCCATCCGCACCAAACTCTTAAATGTTGGTCATCCTGACATAAAAATAACGGAAGACAACCTCAATCAGGTGCTCAAACTGGCACAAAAGCCTCAATAATTTATTAGGGAAGGCGAAAGACGCCTGCGTACAGGCTATGATCAATGCATCTAAGGTTGCTCAAGGTGCATTATGTTTGGAATGAAGAAATCAGGTCCCACAGAAAGCGATGTCAAAAAAGCGCTCTCCACAGTCATGGACCCCGATCTCAATATCGATATCGTCACACTCAATTTTATTTCTGACATCAAAATCACTGGCAGCAAAGTCTTCTTTAAGCTGACACTGACCACTCCGGCTTGCCCAGTCAAAGAAAAACTGGAGCAAGAGTGCAAAGACGTCGTAGGACAATTGCCTGGCGTCGAAACAGTAGAAATGGAAACAACAGCTCAAGTAGCTAACCAGAAGAAAAATGCAGGCAAAGAGCCAATCCCCGGTATCCGTCACCTCATAGCTGTGACATCAGGCAAGGGCGGCGTTGGCAAATCGACAGTATCGGTCAACCTGGCTGTGGCTCTAGCCAAGCTCGGTGCCAGAGTCGGCATCCTCGATGCTGACATCACCGGACCAAACGTACCAATCATGATGGGTGTTGCTGACTACGAGCCCCAGGCTAAAGATTCACGCATCATCCCCGCCGAAAACCACGGCGTCAAATGCATCTCCATGGCGTTTTTTGTACCCAAAGACACACCGCTTATCTGGAGAGGACCAATGCTCGACAAAGGCATCAAGCAGTTTTTGCGTGATGTTGAGTGGGGCGAGCTTGATTATCTTATCGTCGACATGCCACCAGGCACTGGCGATGCGCAGTTGACCATGGCCAATAGCACCAGTCTCTCTGGCGGTGTCATTGTCACCACTCCTCAAGACGTGGCTTTGCTCGATGGCATGCGCGGTCTGACAATGTTCCAAAAGATGGAAGTACCGATTTTGGGCTTTGTCGAAAACATGAGTTATTTCCAGCCTGCTGGCTCCAGCGAGCAGTATGAAATATTTGGACGCGGCGGCGGTCGCAAGCTTGCCGAAGAAAGCGAAGTGCCCTTCCTCGGTGAATTGCCACTCGACCCAGCTGTACGCATAGGTGGCGACAATGGCGTGCCAATTGTGGCAGCCGATCCTAATAGCCCAGTAACACTGGCCTTTATGGAAATCGCCAAAAAGGTAGCAGCACAAGTGAGCATCCATAATCATGCAGCGCTAGCGGCTGTATAAATTGAGGCGCTTACAGCTCAAAGCTCAAGGTGCGCGTCTTAAGGCTTGATGTTTATTTGCTATGACCGGGTCGCTTAAGGAAGTCGATGAACTGCGAAAATTGCGATCTTGAAATTGGCGACACTGATGCAGCGTCAGGCCAATCAGCTAAGTGGAATTGGAATTTTTGCCCCGAATGTGGTGTCAATCTGGCACCACTAAAAAAGCTGGTAAAACCCAAACCAGGTCAGAGCGAAGAATCAAAAGCGAAGGCTAAGAAGCCCACCATCCGCGAGATGGTGCTCGATGTCGTAGTCAGACAGGCACTTGTTACCCCCAACTGGCTCAATCTTTGCAAAGATCCAATGGAAGTAAATGGCATCACTGTATCTGATGTCAAAAAGGAACTTTTTAATCGCGGTTATCGCACCGATGGTGATGGCTTGCCGGTTAAGCTCGCAGACAAAGCCGACTTGCGTGGTATCGAAGACAGCAATGTCGTAGCTTTTAACGCCAGACTGCATCAAAATGGTGGCAATGGCGGTGGCACAGACCATGACGCAGGCAGCATCGGACCGGCTCAGATAGACGCACTTAATAAGCGCTTGGAGGCACTCGCCACCGAGCCTAATTTGACCGATGAGCAGAGACTGGAGCTTAAGGAAGCAATGGGTCAGCTGGAAATGCTGGCTATCAATCTAGCCAACTTACTCAAGAAATAAATTCGCAGTCTCATATAGTAATTTCACTACTTTACGAGCGCCAAAATCGGGCTATGATATAGGCCGTCAGCGTCCGGTAATTATTTAGCCAAACCTGCGCCCCGTCCCGCTTTAGCTAAAAGCTCAAGACACCGCCAATACCACCACGAGTAGATATACAATCCATGCTCAAGAGTATACAGATTAGAGATTTTGCTTTGATTCACAGCACGACAGTGCACTGGACCAAGGGACTTAACGTCCTCACCGGAGAGACCGGAGCAGGCAAATCGATATTGATTGATGCCTTGAGCGCAGTGCTGGGTGGTAAGTTTGCCGCGTCAATCATCCGTCCGGGCGGAGACAAAGCCTCCATCGAGGCTAGCTTTGAGGCCAGCCCCCAGGTGATGGCCTGGCTCAAGCAACAAGAGCTGCTCGATGAGGACAATACTGAGCTTATCGTCGCGCGCGAGATCACCAAGAGCGGCTCAAAAGTACGTATCAATGGCACCCTGGTCAATAACAGCCTGCTTGGTGAGCTTAGAGCGATGTTGCTCACTGTCCACGCCCAGCACGAAGCACGCACACTGATGACACCAGCCAGCCAGATGGAGCTACTCGATGGACTCGGCGGCGAGGCTCACCTCAAGCTACTCGATAAAGTGCGCTCACTATATGCTCGCCACAAAGATCTTGCCGAAGAGCTAAATTCACTGACCATGTCCGAAGAAGACAGGCTCAGGACACTTGATTTTTCTAGATTTCAGCTGGGCGAGCTAGTCGATGCCGAGCTACTTAGCGATGATGAAGACAAAGAATTAGAGCGCGAAATAAGCGTGCTCGTCAATGCTATAGATTTGCAGAGTCAATCACTAACAGCACAAGAATGTCTCAGCGGTGGTGATACCACAGATGATACCTGTGCCATGGACTTAATCCAAAAGGCTATCAGTGAAGTAGAAAAGTCAATGCGCTTTGACCCCAGTCTAGCTCCCGTGTTGGAGACTCTCGGTAGCGGTCTGGCTCATGTAGAAGAAGCAACCATCGCCCTGCGCAAATACTCTAATAGTCTTGATACAGATCCTGAGACCCTTACCGAATTAGAAAACCGGGCCAACTTACTCTCTACAATCAAACGTAAATATGGACCCACTCTCGCTGATGCCAGAGCCAAAGAGCTTGTCCTCGCCAAAGAAGTAGAAAGACTGGAAAACGGCTCACTGGAAGCTGACAAGATAAAAGAAGAGTTGAGCAAACTAAACAGCGAACTCAAAGAAAAAGCAGAAGACCTCTCGGCTCGCCGCAAGAAGCTAGCCAAAACTCTATCGAGTCAGGTAGAAGGCCATCTAAAAGATCTTGGCATGGAAAAGTGTCGCTTTGAAATCGCTTTTAATGCCCTCGAAAATTGCGCCCCCACAGGGCTCGACAAACTTGAGTTTTTAATTACACCAAACCCCGGCCAGCCGCCCCAGCCGCTCGGCAAAATTGCCAGTGGCGGTGAGCTATCACGCATTATGCTGGCGATTAAGACTATTTTTGCCAAAGCTGACCAGGTCTCTACAGTTATATTTGACGAAATCGACACCGGGCTATCGGGGCGTGTGCTCAATGCTGTGCGCGACAAACTGGCACACCTCTCCACCAGTCATCAGATCTTATGTATTACACACCAACCTATCGTAGCGGCAGTGGCTGACAACTACCTGGAAGTCAAGAAAGAGCATCGCAAAGACGATACCCTCGTCACTGTTTGCAAACTTGATGATGAAATGCGCCTAAGATCTCTGGCCGCCATGGCTAGTGGAAATGACTCGGAAGAGTCGCTCAGCTTTGCCCGCTCGCTACTTGAGCAGGCTGGTCATGTCAGACCAATGGCATAACATTAAATGCAAATCTTGAAGCGGCAATTAACATTGCGGCATAGAAGGTATTTTTGCATTGACACAGAAGCATATAGTTCAATAGAATGCGATGTTACCTCCTGACCTAACGGTTATGAGGAGCTTCCATTGGGGCGTCGCCAAGCGGTAAGGCATCTGGTTTTGGTCCAGACATTCCGAGGTTCGAATCCTTGCGCCCCAGCTCCACTTTTCGCTTTGGCGATTTCGCTCTGGTGATCAGTAGTACATAAATGCACCAAACTTAAAGATTTAGGATAAGAGTCATGGAGAAAATCAAACTGGCGGTCAATAAGCGTGACGCTAAGACCCCCAACCAGTTGAGACGGGAAGGCATCATTCCTGGCACCCTCTACGGAGCCGGTGTAGAGTCCGAAAACATCCAATTGGATGCTAAGGAATTCAGAATGTTGCCAGCTGCCGCCTACTCTCACATGCTCGAAGTCGACTATGATGGCAAAAAAGTTAACGCTATCATCCGTCAAGTACAGCGCAAGAGCACACGCGACTTTGTCTACACCGTAGAGCTATATCGCGTAAACCTGGACAAAAAGCTCACAGTTACTGTACCTCTCAAGTTTGTTGGCGATTGCCCAGCCGTCAAAGCTGGCGGTCAAATCGTAGAAAACTACCAGGAAGCCGAACTCGAGTGCCTGCCTAACGACATCCCAGATTATGTCGAAGTAGACATGACCACCATCGAGCACATGGAAGGCAGCATCCACTTTGGTCAACTCAAAGTAGATAGCAAAATCAAAATCCTCAATCCTCATGATGAAATCGTTGTTAAGGTCATCACACCTAAAGCAGCGCCTACTCCTAAGGAAGCTGCTCAGGCTGCTAAAGCCTAATTGCCACAAAGCACAAGCAAATGATTTAAACAAAAGAGTCGCAGCGATGCGGCTCTTTTGCTTTATGGCTCTTTTGTTCTTTGGCAAAAATTGGAAATAACTGGCAAGCGGGCCTAAAAGCTGGCAAGCTAAAGTAACACTCTTGTGCCAATTAGATGTTTAGAGCCGAGGGCAGTTATGTCAGGTCAAAGCCAAAAACTTGCAAAATGGTCACTTATTCTCCTGGCAGTGGTCTATTCAGTGGTGCCAAGTGATCTCAACCAGGCCCGGGCACAACAAAGCTCGTCGGAAGATGCCAATTTTAAGACCCAGCAGGGCACCCTGGACCTTACTCCGTTACCAGATGGAGATAGACCAGCGGCAGCAAAGTCTCAGGTCCTCAATGGTCAAGTGAGCCACTCAACCAGAGTGCCACAGCCAGCAGATGACAATGGACCCGCTCAAAGCCAATTGCCCACTGAACGACAAGCCTTAGACAACAATGGCACAGCAACAGTTGATCTTGGCGGCTTGATCGATATGATGCAGCGCAACAAAGCAAAAAACGTTTTTACTTCTTTGTTTAGTGCCACCATCAGGACTGACGCCACCGGTCAAACATTTACGCTGCATAACCGTCGCCCTAATTTGTCGCCAGATTATTTTCGCAAGCTCAATTACGGCGTCATCGGTCTAACGCTTATTTCTTTTTTGGATGGCAGACAATCGGTCATCACCGGTGTCTATCCCACGTGTCCAGCCGCTCTTGCTGGTATAGCACCGGGCGATATTATGTACGAGGCCAATGGTTATCGCTTCAAACCCGGTGATGATCAGCGTATCCTCTGGCAAGTCTGTGCCGGTAAAGCTGATACACCGATTGATGTGACTGTGATAAGGCGCGGTCAGCCGATTACATTTCATCTAACACGCATGAATATCGAAGACATCCAGGACACAAGAGTGCGCATACAGTACGAAATGCTACTGAGTGCCTTTGGTGCACCACAATAGTGAGTTTTATCAAAATCGACTATGAAAAACCAAGAACTAGATACTCTCGATAGCGCACTAAACAGACTTGGAGAAAACTCGGACACCCAGACTCGTCTGAATTTATTGAAGATGCTCGCGGAACATTTTCATGGACCTATAAAACCGAGTGATGGAATTAGTGATGATGAGCTAAATCAATGGAAATTACCCGAGCCGCTAAGGTGGTGGTATCAGCTTGCCGGTCGCCGGTCTGAGATACTTAGCAATCAAAATCACTTACTGCGCCCAGACAAAGAAAGTCCAGATGGTTCGAGAATCGTCGAGGATAAGAGAATACTGTTTTATAGCGAGAACCAGGGCGTCTATCTCTGGTCAGTGGGTTGGGCAGGCAATGATCCGCCAGTCTGGGGCCGGCTAAATGAGCTGAATGTGCCCTGGACCGAAGAGGGTATGACACTCTCAGAATTCTTGATAGGGTTATGCATATTTGAATCCATTATGCAGGCACCATATGGAGCGTCAGTTTCATGGATTGATCAAAACGGGCTAAGCAAGCTGACAGCTAAGCTGCCGGCCCTGCAACTGACGCCCTGGCGCTGGCCAGCGTTTCCCAATCGCTTTTACTATCATAAGGGCGCATTTATGGTTGCCACACCTAACGGTGATTTGGATGGTGCAAAATACTATTCGGTATGGATAGGAGCCAAATCAGCTCCTTCTGTTAGCTTTCTCAAAGACTTGGTTGATGACACATGGGAATATAGTCAGCTCTAAATGACCAATTCATTTTGCCGATACTTTTGAAGCTGCCATTGGAATAGCGGCAGACGAATACTATGAAATGGAAAGAATCACTCGCAAATGTACCGAGCAAATTTTGCGACTGATTTGCAGGCATGGCATCACACTTTTAATTTAGCCGCCATAGGTTTGACATGACTCAATTTTATATTGAGCCATCGGACACCTACCTTACTAAATTTTCTTGACTGAGGTCCCCACCATGCCTACATCAGTTTTTGAAGTACTAGAAAAAAACACTCTTGCTGCAAATAGCCCCTGCAGTGCCAATCTAGCTGTAGAAAACCAGAGCGGTGTAAGCCAGGCAGACAGGACAAAACCAGCTCCGCAAAACAACTGCAGCGCGCTCGATATGCCGAGCATACAAAACTACGACAAACCAGCTAGTGGCGGCTATATGGCTGTAGCTCGCGAAATCGCAAACGGCGTCATAGACGAAGTAACCAATCACCCGGGCCGTGTGGTGGGCAACGTAGCGATGGGGGTAGCGGTAGGAGTGGGAGCCGCGCTGGTAGCGCCGGAAGTAGCAGTGGGTGCAGCGGCTGTCGGTATTGGAGCGGCAGGTTACGCGGCATACAATAACGTTAAAGACTGGTACAACTCTGCTAAAGCAGTAGCGGCACCGGAAGGACGCTCAGACAAAGAGCTAGAGCAAGCAAAGGCAACCCTCCAAAATATAGGCAGAGGCACCACAGATATAGTAGCAGGCGGCATCGCCGGAGCCGGAGCAGCTTTTGGGACGGCAGCGGCCAAAAACTTGGTAGTAGGCTCGCTCCACAGCGTAGTCGATGTGGTCGAAACAACAGCATTGCGTGCCATGACCGGCAAAATGGTGCCCTACACTTACTACGTGGGCGCATCCCCCATGAGTCGTGCCGGAGTAGCTGTCGCTGCCGACCAGCTGCCCCAGGTATTGACCCATCAAGGTACGCGCAAAGCCCAGAGCTGGTAAGACACTACATACAGTGGCAACAAAACCACCTCCACAGCAAAACACCCCTTGCCCAGTGCGCCACCGCCTGCGATGCCATCCCGCAGCCGACCAGAGCCGCTATTACGCCACCATTTATAATACCGTTAAGCAGAGTATAAGCGGCTGAGCCATAGCCGGGTCCGTAAATCAAAAATACGCCTTTTGTGCCCGGTTATAATCCGCGCGCCAAGGCGCAGGCACACTTGACAAGTAAATTTAATAAAAGTCTTTGAGGGGGCAATGCCCAACCCAGACAGGATAATGCCACACCCAAGGGGCTACATAAGGGTCAAATACCGTACGGCGGGGCCCAAGTCTCATACAGGTGGGTATATAGACTGAGGTATAAGAAGCGGCGCGACACACCGCACACCGGGGACCAAATGGGCGACAAGAACACTGGCGACAAATCTGTGATTGCGGCTAAGGACAAAGCCGCAGACAAAAACACAGATACACCCAGTGTCAAATCATCAGAGCTGATGGACAAGTCAGCTCTGCCTATCTTGCAGCAGCAACGCACGCCCGAGAGCAGTCATCTACACAAAGTAGAAATGTTTGACTCACAAAAAGGCGACAAAACTCAATCCACTCCAACAGCAGATAAGTCGCCAAAAACGCATTTAGTCCAAAGGAACGAAACACTGGGCGAAATTGCCCAAAAGGCAGTCGG comes from the Candidatus Obscuribacter sp. genome and includes:
- a CDS encoding cysteine desulfurase, whose amino-acid sequence is MSSLDISKIRKEFPILRREIDGKRLVYLDNAATSQKPLRVIDSLSNFYARHNANIHRGIHTLSEESTNLYEGARESIKQFIGAQHSCEVIFTRNATESINLVAQSWGRQNVLPGDEIVLSPMEHHSNLVPWQVLAAEREAKLVFLELDEHGQIDMDSARKLIGPKTKLVTFTQMSNVLGTITPARELADLAHKFGAIVLIDGAQGVPHLATSVQELGCDFYVFSLHKMLGPTGVGVLWGKKELLNAMPPYMYGGDMISSVAREKSRYNELPWKFEAGTPNIADVIASGVAVEYLKEIGMDVVREHEVEITRYALNRLKEIPDIKIYGPHDATKRGGVISFNLKDIHPHDLGQIMSDAGIAIRAGHHCCQPLMKDLKVMGTARASFYIYNTFEEVDMLLAALREADRVMGNVAIR
- a CDS encoding metal-sulfur cluster assembly factor; protein product: MSTLHEDLVYETLKEVVDPELGISVVDLGLIYEVKIEDGSKVDVKMTLTSPACPVGAVIQAQCHQAIKKLPWAKDVNVGLVWSPRWDPRTMASEDARMELGIL
- a CDS encoding tetratricopeptide repeat protein codes for the protein MQKPERSKLQTIQNWQRAFKTKVLDNPKYIWYRRGVYGITFAYALFLAVQSTPYYGEIGSADAAYKRGDYPLAEHHLKRAYSECQKFGANYLSDKRTVRATNNLAELYREQGRYREAEPFYKLTIESAKVNFGPNRPETAVIHNNFAACLREMGRFDEAESEYKTSIDLWQNKVKQPDSTQYAKLLAGYAKLKCERGDYQESLKLYNQALGIVQKNMGKNDVQNAYLLANIGRVYLDTRDMDKAAEYYKAAEKLDLAALGSDHPDTACDYNNLASLYREQGKYPESEQYFAKTLKVRLAKLGPNHRLTAKTLMGMAELKRLQKDYAAAQKLALQALAIQKKTLPAEHHEIADCDNILGSIYQAQDKPKESVAYYRQALAIRTKLLNVGHPDIKITEDNLNQVLKLAQKPQ
- a CDS encoding SUF system NifU family Fe-S cluster assembly protein, giving the protein MSLSDDLYRETILDHYHNPRNHGSIEGATEVEGTNPLCGDELTLYLKVNDAGLIEDIKMNAHGCSINTASGSMMSEAIMGQTVERAREIIDTFKTMMLTKEDTEAMEDDLEDLEALRGVKKYPVRIKCALLPWNTLLQGLDTVKK
- a CDS encoding non-heme iron oxygenase ferredoxin subunit, which translates into the protein MPDFVKVADVSDVKASTVKVYDVKKTRIALCNVSGSFYAIKDVCTHDDGPLGDGELEGCEIECPRHGARFDVTTGKAMCLPAVLPVPTYPVEVRGNEIFVSV
- a CDS encoding nucleoside hydrolase — its product is MPKTVIHDHDGHVDDLLSCILLWLSPEIDLQAVGITNGDCYAPQIFEATQKIATLLDIDGPEIALTEDEIPNPFPDNWRRESYIINELPLFRDNYLKKTYQQGKPRRIDSVFLDCLSNSRSPLTVVSTGPLTNMAKLLEKHPELKEKISEFIIMGGAISVKGNVEETGHDGSAEWNVYADPLAFKQIVDSKVPIKLITLDLTNEMPVTKDFLGKLEAQSEHSKASALAATLWSLVKGFDYYFWDTITAAVAIEPSLFTFKDIKIDVSTSGKTMGRTNQALFGRKVQVATQVNKQGFEDLLLSTLSIR
- the sufD gene encoding Fe-S cluster assembly protein SufD; amino-acid sequence: MSDSKQGNTIAREEVENLCRINGEPTWLKDNRLAGWEAYLQCPMPTGKTEDWRTTIVDTLDLSELTAVEPIAKATKEITLELLTSAKANLGDLAGVYVEDYATGSKSHNVDKALTDKGVVFAPLKTALEQHSDVLKGLITTERAGLKDKFTLMNQALWTDGLYLRVPKNTTIDLPFVFMVNLPVKAKEAAAKAEGAADSEAEKFGQAVFPKVILVAEENSKVNFVTMIGSQESAQAEGQITLANAAIELHLEAGANVSVAEVSNMGEEVFLVNRIKAFIGKDATLDYTTAGLGAKQIKADIETILTAPGATARVNGVVLGDSDEHFAYNTIADHTATDTNSNIVFRVALKDESTSIYQGIIKVEKIAQRTDSYQSNKNLLLGTEARADSIPKLEILADDVKCSHGATVGPVDKEQLFYLNSRGLTLIQAEEMIVTGFFQQVLDTIPITGVAQWMSKLVADKIRGTKAEASD